A genomic window from Lotus japonicus ecotype B-129 chromosome 1, LjGifu_v1.2 includes:
- the LOC130731254 gene encoding DNA damage-repair/toleration protein DRT102 has product MAETKIIAGADELGTPLKDALVSHLRSLNIQVEDLGASSYYSAGAEVGRRVSQSLSSSSPARGLVACGTGVGVAIFANKFPGVFAVTCLTPAEAANARSITNCNVLAVSGKYTSPVTATEILDTWLNTAFKAPCHANDDKPWPQEIESFLDNSLVEMAEIGKDAAVVDTCAVCCLVKNRELNPIDMIPGGSMKILRESPTSAFVRFKAGSVEPAHHHTFGHDLVVMEGRKSVWNLTKEERHDLTVGDYLFTPAGDVHRVKYYEDTEFFIKWDGHWDMFFDEDLQTAKDAIDKELAK; this is encoded by the coding sequence ATGGCAGAAACCAAAATCATCGCCGGCGCCGACGAATTAGGCACTCCTCTCAAAGACGCTCTTGTCTCCCACCTCCGCTCCCTCAACATCCAAGTCGAAGACCTCGGAGCCTCTTCCTACTATTCCGCCGGCGCCGAGGTCGGCCGCCGCGTCTCTCAATCTCTCTCCTCTTCCTCCCCCGCCCGCGGCCTCGTCGCCTGTGGCACCGGCGTCGGCGTCGCCATCTTCGCCAACAAATTCCCCGGCGTGTTCGCCGTCACCTGCCTCACCCCCGCCGAAGCCGCCAACGCCCGCTCCATCACCAACTGCAACGTCCTCGCCGTCTCCGGCAAGTACACCTCGCCGGTAACCGCCACCGAAATCCTCGACACATGGCTCAACACGGCGTTTAAGGCTCCCTGCCATGCAAACGATGACAAACCCTGGCCACAAGAGATTGAGAGCTTCCTCGACAATTCTCTTGTCGAGATGGCGGAAATCGGTAAGGACGCGGCGGTGGTAGACACGTGTGCGGTGTGCTGCTTGGTGAAGAACCGGGAACTGAATCCGATTGATATGATTCCGGGTGGGTCGATGAAGATTCTGAGGGAGAGTCCGACCTCGGCGTTTGTGAGATTCAAGGCGGGGAGTGTGGAGCCGGCGCATCACCACACGTTCGGGCATGATCTGGTGGTGATGGAAGGGAGGAAGAGTGTTTGGAATCTGACGAAGGAGGAGAGACACGACCTGACGGTTGGGGATTACTTGTTTACTCCAGCTGGTGATGTGCATAGAGTGAAGTACTATGAAGACACTGAGTTTTTTATCAAGTGGGATGGTCATTGGGACATGTTCTTTGATGAGGATCTTCAAACTGCTAAAGATGCTATTGATAAGGAATTAGCCAAGTAA